The following proteins come from a genomic window of Gloeocapsa sp. PCC 73106:
- a CDS encoding methylthioribulose 1-phosphate dehydratase, producing the protein MINQKMNDFEERAQEIIDAGRILSEQGLVPATSGNFSARLSDGNIAITVSGKHKGKLTPADIMIVNPEGKPLEAKQPSAEMGLHIQIYRHFPDVGAILHPHSLNSVLLSRRSLKAVILKDYELLKAFPSIDSHQVTVTIPVFPNDQDIPRLMNEVELYLTAQQPVFGYIIAGHGFYTWGRIMNDALRHVEALDYLFACELRQEGY; encoded by the coding sequence ATGATCAACCAAAAAATGAACGACTTTGAGGAACGTGCCCAAGAAATTATAGATGCGGGTCGAATTTTATCTGAGCAAGGTCTGGTACCCGCTACCAGTGGTAACTTTTCCGCGCGACTTTCTGATGGTAACATCGCTATTACCGTTTCGGGTAAGCACAAAGGAAAGTTGACTCCTGCAGATATCATGATTGTCAATCCCGAAGGAAAACCCTTAGAAGCCAAACAACCCTCGGCGGAAATGGGATTACACATACAGATTTATCGCCATTTCCCCGATGTTGGTGCTATTTTACACCCCCATTCCCTCAACTCAGTACTGTTATCTCGCCGTAGTCTAAAAGCTGTTATACTAAAAGACTATGAGCTATTAAAAGCTTTCCCCAGTATTGATTCTCATCAAGTTACCGTCACTATTCCTGTATTCCCTAATGATCAGGATATTCCGCGCTTGATGAATGAGGTGGAACTATATTTAACAGCTCAACAGCCAGTTTTTGGCTATATTATCGCAGGACACGGCTTTTACACCTGGGGTAGAATCATGAATGACGCACTGCGCCACGTGGAAGCTTTAGATTATTTGTTTGCTTGTGAATTGAGACAAGAGGGATATTAA
- the mtnC gene encoding acireductone synthase → MIRAIVTDIEGTTSSLSFVKDILFPYARAKIGPYLRANRENQAIQEQLDGVRSITNKPNLSLEEIISQLIQWIDEDQKITPLKTIQGLLWEEGYQRGDYQGHIYPDAVTMLRKWYQDNIPLYVYSSGSVYAQKLLFAHTAYGDLTSLFQGYFDTKIGAKTETESYDKIAQTLNIPPGQILFLSDRLEELDAAKQAGFQTRWLVREGLNELEGSHEQVKDFSLIHFDFY, encoded by the coding sequence ATGATTCGTGCGATTGTCACCGATATCGAAGGTACCACCTCCTCTCTATCTTTTGTTAAGGATATTCTGTTTCCCTACGCAAGGGCAAAAATTGGTCCTTACTTACGCGCTAATAGGGAAAATCAAGCCATACAAGAACAGTTAGATGGGGTTAGAAGCATCACGAATAAACCTAACTTATCCTTGGAAGAGATTATCTCACAACTGATTCAATGGATAGATGAAGATCAAAAAATAACCCCTCTCAAAACTATTCAAGGTTTACTCTGGGAAGAAGGTTACCAACGGGGAGATTACCAAGGACATATCTACCCCGATGCGGTGACTATGCTGCGAAAATGGTACCAGGACAATATCCCCCTATATGTCTACTCTTCTGGTTCAGTATACGCGCAAAAACTGCTCTTTGCTCACACAGCTTATGGGGATTTAACCTCTCTGTTTCAGGGTTATTTTGACACAAAAATCGGTGCTAAAACAGAAACGGAGTCTTATGATAAGATCGCTCAAACCTTAAATATACCACCAGGACAGATATTATTTCTCTCCGATCGCCTAGAAGAATTAGACGCAGCCAAACAAGCGGGTTTTCAGACTAGATGGTTAGTTAGAGAGGGATTGAACGAGCTAGAAGGGAGTCATGAGCAAGTAAAGGATTTTTCTTTGATCCACTTTGATTTTTACTGA
- a CDS encoding acireductone dioxygenase, whose product MTNLSVYQGDDAVLLGSTNEYQDIVGKLAEIDVQLERWHVTVPLEENASAEVVLNSYQQEIEKINQRYGFQAVDVVSLYPDHPQKQELRQKFLLEHTHSDFEIRFFVSGKALFYLHVGNLVYLVLCEAGDLISVPAETTHWFDMGESPNFKSIRFFTTTEGWIADFTGSSISQRFPTFEEYVGSLK is encoded by the coding sequence ATGACGAATTTGAGTGTTTATCAAGGAGATGACGCGGTTTTACTCGGAAGTACCAATGAGTACCAAGATATAGTTGGTAAACTAGCTGAAATCGATGTGCAGTTAGAACGTTGGCACGTTACTGTACCTCTAGAGGAAAATGCGAGTGCTGAAGTAGTCTTAAACTCCTATCAGCAAGAGATAGAAAAAATTAATCAGCGTTACGGCTTTCAAGCTGTGGATGTGGTCAGTTTATATCCAGATCATCCTCAAAAACAAGAATTGAGGCAGAAATTCCTACTAGAACACACGCATAGTGATTTTGAAATACGGTTTTTTGTCTCAGGAAAAGCTCTATTTTACCTTCATGTAGGTAATCTAGTTTATTTGGTTCTCTGTGAAGCAGGCGATCTGATTAGTGTTCCCGCTGAAACCACTCATTGGTTTGATATGGGGGAAAGTCCGAACTTTAAATCTATCCGCTTTTTTACCACGACCGAGGGTTGGATTGCTGATTTTACCGGATCGTCAATTTCCCAAAGATTTCCCACCTTTGAAGAATATGTGGGTAGCTTAAAATGA
- the nblS gene encoding two-component system sensor histidine kinase NblS yields MAAGTLVVSLVMSGLTFWAVNSIQQDARLNDTRFGRDLGLLLAANVAPLIAEDKLSEVARFSSRFYQSTSSVRYILYANQEGQIFFGIPFSDQEVRNSLRIERRIQLPPNYSQHTSLPMVRQHLTPNGEITDVFVPIHHENTYLGVLAIGINPNPKMVISSNLTRDVTIAVFIAIWAMVILGAVFNALTITQPIKELLVGVKNITAGDFKQRIDLPLGGELGELILSFNEMAERLERYEEQNIEELTAEKAKLETLVATIADGAVLIDTNLNLILVNATARHIFGWESHHLIGENVLDCLPPELTFQLKESLCKIAGSKLVEDHEVKKTEHFSQEVTPSSGEFCITLTQPYKRSLRILLTQVLDQYREVVKGVAMTVQDITREVELNEAKSQFISNVSHELRTPLFNIKSFIETLFEYGEDLTESQRREFLETANHETDRLSRLVNDVLDLSRLESSKIYHFDAVDLGQLIEQTSRTYQLNAKDKGIELTQEIEPDLVCVWGHYDLLLQVLTNLVGNALKFTKSGGRVTIRAYNLPNQPDSTSGNCLIRIEISDTGIGIDTEDQEAIFDRFFRVENRVHTLEGTGLGLSIVKNIIDKHNTSIHLISEVGIGTTFWFDLAVYPQPEMVLSDRC; encoded by the coding sequence ATGGCAGCAGGAACCCTCGTCGTCTCTCTAGTGATGAGCGGTTTAACCTTTTGGGCGGTTAATAGTATTCAACAAGATGCTCGTCTCAATGATACTCGTTTCGGTCGCGATCTCGGTTTATTGCTCGCCGCGAACGTCGCACCTTTGATCGCTGAGGATAAGTTATCAGAAGTAGCTAGATTTTCTAGTAGATTCTATCAAAGCACTTCTAGCGTTCGCTACATTCTCTACGCTAACCAAGAGGGTCAGATCTTTTTCGGTATTCCTTTTTCCGACCAAGAGGTGCGTAATTCTCTCAGGATTGAACGCAGAATTCAATTACCACCTAATTATTCTCAACACACATCTCTACCCATGGTACGTCAGCATCTTACCCCCAATGGTGAAATTACTGATGTCTTTGTTCCCATTCATCATGAGAATACTTACTTGGGTGTCTTAGCGATCGGGATTAATCCTAACCCTAAGATGGTTATCTCCTCTAACTTGACTCGAGATGTAACTATCGCTGTTTTTATCGCTATTTGGGCGATGGTTATCTTAGGTGCGGTTTTTAATGCACTCACCATCACCCAACCTATTAAAGAATTATTAGTTGGGGTTAAAAATATAACCGCAGGGGATTTTAAACAGCGCATCGATTTACCCCTAGGAGGTGAACTCGGCGAATTAATTTTGAGTTTTAATGAAATGGCGGAACGCTTGGAACGTTACGAAGAACAAAATATCGAAGAATTGACCGCAGAAAAGGCTAAGTTAGAGACTTTGGTAGCTACGATCGCCGATGGGGCTGTTTTGATTGATACTAATTTAAATTTGATTCTAGTTAATGCTACCGCCCGTCATATTTTCGGTTGGGAAAGTCATCATTTAATCGGTGAAAATGTCCTCGATTGTCTTCCCCCAGAATTAACTTTCCAGTTAAAAGAATCTCTATGCAAAATAGCAGGTTCTAAATTGGTTGAAGATCACGAAGTTAAGAAAACAGAACATTTTTCCCAAGAAGTTACCCCCTCTAGTGGTGAGTTTTGCATTACTCTGACTCAACCCTATAAGCGCAGTCTTAGAATACTGTTGACTCAAGTACTTGATCAATATCGAGAAGTGGTGAAAGGAGTCGCGATGACCGTTCAAGATATCACCCGGGAAGTAGAACTTAATGAAGCTAAAAGTCAATTTATCAGTAATGTTTCCCACGAATTAAGAACCCCTCTGTTTAATATTAAATCATTTATTGAAACTTTGTTTGAATATGGTGAAGATTTAACCGAAAGTCAACGTCGAGAATTTTTAGAAACCGCCAATCATGAAACCGATCGCCTCAGTCGTTTGGTCAATGATGTTTTAGATTTGTCCCGTCTGGAATCTTCTAAAATCTATCATTTTGACGCTGTAGATTTAGGTCAATTGATCGAACAAACTTCTAGAACTTATCAACTCAACGCTAAAGATAAGGGTATTGAATTAACTCAAGAAATAGAACCAGACTTAGTTTGCGTCTGGGGACACTACGACTTGTTACTTCAAGTATTAACTAATCTAGTTGGTAACGCTTTAAAATTCACCAAGTCTGGGGGTAGGGTTACTATACGTGCTTATAACTTGCCAAATCAACCCGATTCTACCTCGGGAAATTGTTTAATTAGAATTGAGATTTCTGACACTGGTATTGGTATCGATACAGAAGATCAAGAAGCCATATTTGATCGCTTTTTCCGAGTAGAAAACCGCGTCCACACCCTCGAAGGAACAGGATTAGGTCTTTCTATAGTTAAAAATATTATCGATAAACACAATACCAGCATTCACTTGATTAGCGAGGTAGGTATAGGTACAACTTTTTGGTTTGATTTGGCGGTTTATCCTCAACCAGAGATGGTTTTGTCTGATAGGTGTTAG
- the dnaN gene encoding DNA polymerase III subunit beta: MKIICSKNEFNSNLGLVSRIVPSRPTHPILANVLLIADEKKQQLTLTSFDLSMSISTHFPAEISHEGKITLPAKLLTDIVSRLPEGEIMMFYEPDDLEDNPLFTITSASGRFQIRSMGAEEYPELPVVEGENLNLPVSTLMQGFKSAAFAASPDETKQVLTGLHLQKTSTNLEFAATDGHRLAVGVQELDSFETEFSMTIPVRAFRELERLLNNAQPDENVELYLEETQVAFEFSSFRLTSRKLEGTYPAYHKLIPEKFSRQVTVDRKLLLRGLELMAVLADQRSNLVKFTIDTKEAKVILQVEAPDLGNAKESLPAEITGDHLDIGFNVKYLIDGLKAFNCTDIQIQLNEANQPVIFSPLGGNKITYLVMPVQLRD, translated from the coding sequence ATGAAAATTATTTGTAGTAAAAACGAGTTTAACAGTAATCTGGGTTTAGTAAGCCGTATAGTACCGAGTCGTCCTACCCATCCTATTTTAGCTAACGTGCTTTTAATCGCTGATGAAAAAAAACAGCAATTAACTCTCACCAGTTTCGATTTGAGTATGAGTATTAGTACGCACTTCCCCGCAGAAATTTCTCATGAGGGTAAAATCACTCTACCAGCTAAATTACTCACGGACATTGTTTCTCGTCTTCCTGAAGGGGAAATCATGATGTTTTACGAACCCGACGATCTCGAAGATAATCCTCTATTTACCATTACCTCAGCTTCGGGACGCTTTCAAATTCGGTCTATGGGTGCAGAGGAATATCCAGAATTACCCGTAGTAGAAGGTGAAAATCTTAATTTACCCGTATCAACTTTAATGCAAGGGTTCAAAAGTGCGGCTTTTGCTGCTAGTCCCGATGAAACGAAACAGGTTCTGACTGGGTTACACTTACAAAAAACCTCAACTAATTTGGAATTTGCCGCCACCGATGGACATCGTTTAGCTGTGGGTGTGCAAGAATTAGATAGTTTTGAGACCGAATTTTCCATGACTATTCCGGTTCGGGCTTTTCGAGAGTTAGAGAGACTGTTAAATAATGCCCAACCCGACGAAAACGTAGAGCTCTATCTTGAGGAGACGCAGGTAGCTTTTGAATTTAGTTCTTTTCGTCTTACTAGTCGTAAATTAGAAGGTACTTATCCGGCTTATCATAAGTTAATTCCAGAGAAATTCTCACGACAGGTGACGGTTGATCGCAAACTGCTGTTAAGGGGCTTGGAATTAATGGCTGTTTTAGCGGATCAACGCAGTAATCTAGTTAAGTTTACCATTGATACTAAGGAAGCTAAGGTAATCTTACAGGTAGAAGCCCCCGATTTAGGAAATGCTAAAGAGTCGCTACCTGCAGAAATTACTGGCGATCATTTAGATATTGGATTTAACGTTAAATACCTAATCGATGGTTTGAAAGCTTTTAATTGTACCGATATTCAAATTCAACTCAATGAGGCTAATCAACCGGTAATCTTTAGTCCTTTAGGAGGTAATAAAATTACTTATCTAGTCATGCCTGTTCAATTGAGAGATTAG